The nucleotide sequence GGTCGGCTCGATGACGTAGTGGACGCCGGTCAGCTCCTCCGAGCGCTCCCACAGCCACGCCGCGCGGACGGCGTCGCGCGACCGGCCGATCGTGCCGACCACCTTCGGGTGGCCGCGGCGCTGCAGGAACCCGTCCGGCCCGATGCAGACGCCGCCCCGCACGTCCGGAGCGGCCGCCGCGTAGAGGATCGGCAGCACGCCCATCTCGGGACGCTGCGCCGGTCCGCCGGCCAGGATCTTGCCCTGCAGCGAGGTGTCCCGGCGCTGCCCCTCGGTCGCCGAGACGCCCGGATGAGCGGCGACGGACACCGTCCGGCGTCCCGCCGCGGCCAGCCGGCGCTGCAACTCGTAGGCGAACAGCAGGTTGGCCAGCTTCGACTGCGCGTAAGCCAGCCAGCGCTGATACCGGCGACGCTCCCAGTCGAGGTCGTCGTGGACGCGGCCGAGCACGTGCAGGCCGCTGGACACCGTCACGACCCGGTCGCGCACGCGGTTGACCAGCAGCCCGGTCAGCGCGAACGGCGCGAGGTGGTTGACGCCGAGGTGCCGCTCGAAGCCGTCCGCCGTCGTGTCGTGCGGCACCGCCATGACACCGGCGTTGTTGATCAGCACGTCGACGTCGCGGTCGAGGCCGGTGGCGAACGCCCGCACCGACGACAGGTCGGCGAGGTCGAGCCGGCGGAGCTCGGTGGCGCCGTCGATCCCGGCGGCCACCGCCCGGCCCTTGTCGAGGTCGCGGCAGGCCATGATCACCGTCGCGCCGGCGCCGGCCAGCGCGCGGGCCGCCTCCACGCCGAGTCCGCTGGTGGCGCCGGTGACGACCACCGTGCGCCCATGCTGGTCGGGTAGGTCTGCTGCCGTCCATCCGGTCATGTCGAGCCTCCTCGCCGCCGTGCCGGTGTCCTCCGACTCGGCCGGGCGACGTCATCGCCCGGCGCGACCCGCCGCGGGGCGGCCGGTCTTGCTCAGCGCGCTGGCCGGCGTCGACCGGCGGCAGGGCGACGCCTGGGCGTCGAGCCGTGCCGCCGGCCGTACGTCAGACCCTCAGTGGCTGGACGCCCAGCCGCCACGCGGCTGCGGTCCCCAGCCAGGGCGGGCCGGCGGCCAGTCGCGGCGCTCGCCGGACCGGTCGTCGCGGCTCGACGGTGCCCAGCCGCGGCCGGCGCCCCGTCCACTCGGGCCGTCCCAGCCCCGCCGGTCCCAGCCGCGCCCGGACCAGCCGGGCCGCTGGCCGCCGCCGTCGTGCCACCAGTGGCGCCGCCGCCCGGGCGGCCCGCCGAACAGGAACAGCAGCCCGAAGACGAACAGCAGCCACGGCGCCACCAAGACGATCAGGAACAGCAGGCCGCCGAACGCCATCATCGCCAGCGGGATCGTGAGCAGCATCCGCCCCACCGGCCGCGGCCGCCGGGCCCGCGGCGAAGGCGAGGCCTCCGCCCGGACGGCGACCGGCTGCGGCAGGTCGGTGAACAGGTCGTCGAGGTCGTCGCCGTAGCGTGCGGACCACGCGCGGCCGGACCGCTCGTCGAACTCGTCCTTGGTGAGCCGGCCCGCGGCGAAGTGCTCGCCGAGGGCCGCGACAGCCGCATCGCGCTCGACGTCACCGACCCGGAAGGCCGCCGCGCTCATCGGGAGCCACCTTCCGCGTCGTCACCGTCGGCGAGGATGCCGTACAGCTTGCGCCGGGTGTCGGACAGCACCTCGCGGGCGCGTGTCTGCTGGTCCTCGCTGCCGGTCGCCATGATCTGCCACAGCGCCTGCGCCGTCTGGCCGATCAGCGGACGCAGCCCGGCCGCGTCCTCGCCCTCGGCGTTCGCCGACATCGACTCCCACGGCGCGTTGACCTCGGCCTCGTGCGCCTGGACGTACTCCTCGCCCTCGGTCGTGAGCCGGAACGTCCGCCGCCCGTTCTCCTCCTCGGCGCGCACCAGGCCCTCGTCCTCGAGCTGCTGC is from Jiangella alkaliphila and encodes:
- a CDS encoding oxidoreductase, producing the protein MTGWTAADLPDQHGRTVVVTGATSGLGVEAARALAGAGATVIMACRDLDKGRAVAAGIDGATELRRLDLADLSSVRAFATGLDRDVDVLINNAGVMAVPHDTTADGFERHLGVNHLAPFALTGLLVNRVRDRVVTVSSGLHVLGRVHDDLDWERRRYQRWLAYAQSKLANLLFAYELQRRLAAAGRRTVSVAAHPGVSATEGQRRDTSLQGKILAGGPAQRPEMGVLPILYAAAAPDVRGGVCIGPDGFLQRRGHPKVVGTIGRSRDAVRAAWLWERSEELTGVHYVIEPTGVVP
- a CDS encoding DUF1707 SHOCT-like domain-containing protein: MSAAAFRVGDVERDAAVAALGEHFAAGRLTKDEFDERSGRAWSARYGDDLDDLFTDLPQPVAVRAEASPSPRARRPRPVGRMLLTIPLAMMAFGGLLFLIVLVAPWLLFVFGLLFLFGGPPGRRRHWWHDGGGQRPGWSGRGWDRRGWDGPSGRGAGRGWAPSSRDDRSGERRDWPPARPGWGPQPRGGWASSH
- a CDS encoding PadR family transcriptional regulator; protein product: MHGRRGGHGFGPWDMFGGGGRGSWGGPPWAGGPWGGPPWARRGPKARRGDIRAAILGVLADRPMNGYQMIQEIAERSGGFWKPSPGSIYPTLQQLEDEGLVRAEEENGRRTFRLTTEGEEYVQAHEAEVNAPWESMSANAEGEDAAGLRPLIGQTAQALWQIMATGSEDQQTRAREVLSDTRRKLYGILADGDDAEGGSR